The proteins below come from a single Sphingomonas carotinifaciens genomic window:
- a CDS encoding Crp/Fnr family transcriptional regulator translates to MSVTDIQALEDSVEDVRTLGPRQLLVERGREVQNSTLLLEGLMCRYMDDREGHRQIVAFHVPGDFVDLHGFTMKRLDHDIGTLTPVRYGVVPHARLTTVTESWPRLTRLLWFSTLLDAAMHREWIFRLGRLGAEGRVAHMFCELHARMAMIERVTDGSFTLPVTQVDIAEACGLTSVHVNRVLRSLRERNALTFKGGVARILDLKVLETLSEFDPLYLYGSDVELGAG, encoded by the coding sequence ATGTCAGTCACCGACATCCAAGCGCTGGAGGACTCCGTCGAGGATGTCCGCACGCTGGGCCCTCGCCAGTTGCTGGTCGAGCGGGGGCGCGAGGTGCAGAACAGCACGTTGCTGCTCGAAGGCCTGATGTGCCGGTACATGGACGACCGGGAAGGGCACCGGCAGATCGTGGCGTTCCATGTGCCGGGCGATTTCGTCGACCTGCACGGCTTCACGATGAAGCGGCTGGACCATGACATCGGTACGCTGACCCCGGTCCGCTACGGCGTAGTGCCGCATGCGCGACTCACGACGGTGACCGAGTCCTGGCCGCGCCTGACCCGGTTGCTGTGGTTCTCGACCCTGCTGGATGCCGCAATGCACCGCGAATGGATCTTTCGGCTTGGGCGGCTGGGCGCCGAGGGGCGGGTGGCGCACATGTTCTGTGAACTGCACGCGCGCATGGCGATGATTGAACGGGTGACCGACGGCAGCTTCACCCTGCCCGTCACGCAGGTCGATATCGCGGAGGCGTGCGGGCTGACCAGCGTGCATGTGAACCGCGTGTTGCGGAGCCTGCGCGAGCGCAATGCGTTGACATTCAAGGGTGGCGTTGCGCGTATTCTCGACCTGAAGGTGTTGGAGACGCTGAGCGAATTCGACCCGCTTTACTTGTACGGCTCCGATGTCGAACTCGGGGCCGGCTAG
- the gntA gene encoding guanitoxin biosynthesis heme-dependent pre-guanitoxin N-hydroxylase GntA, whose translation MRTISYQNDHPLAEEFIGAIREASFPCVGAKSALAKGQMDILVARDLRSAWDDMRILPALTTTVAKYRADRALFRTLVILFEGPGDLDEAGFERHLWARAQSLSDKDEWLGYQPDPSVSTDPDDPHFSLSFAGEAFFVVGLHPAASRPARRFATPAMVFNLHDQFEVLREQQRYEKLRASILARDLDLAGSLNPMLARHGEISEARQYSGREVPSDWRCPFHRGGGAAHG comes from the coding sequence ATGCGAACGATCAGTTACCAGAACGACCACCCCCTCGCCGAGGAATTCATCGGCGCGATACGGGAGGCAAGTTTTCCGTGCGTGGGGGCGAAATCGGCACTGGCCAAGGGGCAGATGGACATTCTGGTCGCCCGCGACCTGCGCTCCGCCTGGGACGATATGCGCATCCTGCCCGCACTCACCACCACCGTTGCCAAATATCGCGCCGACCGTGCGCTGTTTCGAACCCTGGTCATCCTGTTCGAAGGTCCCGGCGATCTGGACGAGGCCGGGTTCGAGCGGCACCTGTGGGCGCGTGCCCAGTCGCTGTCCGACAAGGACGAATGGCTCGGCTACCAACCCGACCCCAGCGTCAGCACCGATCCCGACGATCCGCATTTCTCGCTGAGCTTTGCGGGCGAGGCATTCTTCGTTGTCGGCCTCCACCCCGCCGCCAGCCGCCCCGCACGGCGTTTCGCCACGCCCGCCATGGTGTTCAACCTGCACGACCAGTTCGAGGTGCTGCGCGAACAGCAGCGCTACGAGAAGCTGCGCGCCTCCATCCTTGCGCGCGATCTCGATCTGGCGGGCTCGCTCAACCCGATGCTCGCCCGCCACGGCGAGATCAGCGAGGCGCGCCAGTATAGCGGTCGTGAAGTGCCATCCGACTGGCGCTGCCCCTTTCATCGCGGAGGAGGTGCGGCGCATGGTTGA
- a CDS encoding DUF1989 domain-containing protein, whose protein sequence is MVETIPPRSGAGFRLPKGAELTVIDPQGCQVSDLLAFNADDLREVISSGRTLDYASRLYLTTGDPLYSNRSNVMLSILEDTVGRHDFLLTPCSKDTFRIIYGDTDPHRGCFGNLAAALQPYGVEPDMIPTAFNCFMNVPIDGATGTFTVEPPLSKAGDFIRFRAEMDLVIGLTACSALQSNGGSFKPIQYRIDAGPAA, encoded by the coding sequence ATGGTTGAGACGATCCCGCCCCGCTCCGGCGCCGGTTTCCGGCTTCCGAAGGGCGCCGAGTTGACCGTGATCGATCCGCAAGGCTGTCAGGTGTCCGACCTGCTCGCGTTCAACGCGGATGATCTGCGCGAGGTCATCTCCTCGGGCCGCACGCTCGATTATGCCAGCCGGCTCTACCTGACGACGGGCGACCCGCTTTATTCGAACCGGTCCAACGTCATGCTCTCCATCCTGGAGGACACGGTCGGCCGGCACGACTTCCTGCTGACGCCCTGTTCGAAGGACACGTTCCGCATCATCTACGGCGACACCGATCCCCATCGCGGCTGTTTCGGCAATCTCGCTGCCGCGCTGCAGCCCTACGGCGTCGAGCCGGACATGATCCCCACCGCCTTCAATTGCTTCATGAACGTGCCGATCGACGGCGCCACCGGCACCTTCACCGTCGAGCCCCCGCTCAGCAAGGCCGGCGACTTCATCCGCTTCCGCGCCGAGATGGACCTCGTCATCGGTCTCACTGCCTGCTCCGCCCTCCAGTCGAACGGCGGCTCGTTCAAGCCGATCCAATACCGCATCGACGCCGGCCCCGCCGCATGA